The Arachis ipaensis cultivar K30076 chromosome B07, Araip1.1, whole genome shotgun sequence genomic interval AGCTGACAAGGTTGGTTTTAGGCTCTCCCCATTTTCAGATTACTGTGACTGTGGGGACTCTGACCCACTAGCATTGGGCATCCACATGGCCAAGTCACTGGGCCAATTGGACGTACTTTATTGCCACGTCATTGAGCCCAGGATGGTCACAATGCTTGAAAAGTCTGACACCGCAAAGGAGTCCCTTTTGCCCATTAGAAAGGCTTTCAACGGAACCTTCATTGTTGCTGGTGGCTACAATAGGAGTGATGGGAACAAGGTCTTAGCAAGTGGCGGTGCTGATTTGGTGGCGTATGGACGCCTCTTCTTGGCAAACCCTGATTTGCCAAAGAGGTTTGAATTGGATGCTGAGTTGAATAAGGCTAATAGAAGCACTTTCTACACCCATGATCCTGTGGTTGGATACACTGACTATCCATTTCTTGAAGATCATCAACCAAACGGAAAGTAGATGTTAATTACAATTGTTAAAGGATGGGATTCGGAATTGGGCAAAAAATGTATCTGCTAGTTTGGGTTACTAAGAGCATGTATCAATTTTATGTTTTGTCAATATTATGCTATGGATAATAAAGTAGGTTCATGGGGGAAGTGAAGAAATGTAGCGACTTCGGATCCTACAAGTGTTATTTGCGTGGAAACTCCCAGTAATAAGAATCTATTGTTCCCTTGTTAAAACCAATTAAGAAACTTATGTATCATTATTCTAAGACCGCGATTGGCCAGAAAACAACATAATTCAATCTATAAGTAGGTGTGCTTGGTGGAAGGTAAGAACCAAATATTCCAAGTCAACCGACAAGATCGAGTTACTGACAACACGAACGACGAAAGGTTGAACCAGGTATAGATCAAATAGTAAAACCAAAGTCAACTTTTCGCATGCATGGATAAGGCACTAAAATATCCTTATGTAACAAGACGCGAAGGCATGGCTTCAAcaagagaaattaacaaaattGTTGTCGGACATCATACCTACAACGATCATATCCAGTTCAGAAAGTCAACGCTGAAGTAGAATGCTTACGAAGAAAAGGTTAGTGAGAAAAATTCAACACATATATACAACCAAGAAAATACAGCATGACGGAAAGGATAAGCCAATTATATTGATACAAACGTAAGTAGATTTCATCATGAAAAGATACAATCTCTCTAAAAGAGATAAACACCCCTTAACTAAATAGTTGAATCCAAAGGTACAAATAAAGATGGGCTCCCTTTTGTAGCTATTTCATTTTCTGAAAAGGCAAAACAAATTTACTGAGGGAGCAGGAATACGTTTTCTGGAAGAACGAAACATGTTTATCAGCAAGTGATGAGACCCATCTACAGAAGACGATCAATCACCAAAACAACCTAGGATAGATACTACTCTCAGTCCAGCTCCTACTCATCATCGTCTTCCTGCACAGATAAAAAGCACCAATAAGCAACTAAGAATATATAGATATATGGAAATATGAAATGCTGATACAACAATAGTCAAATTCTTAAACAAACCTCGCCGCttccatcctcatcatcatcttcatcattgaCCTCGGATATTGACTTGTCTGATTCCTCTTCATCTCCACCAGTAGGACCTTCAGCCTGACAACAATGACAAAATGATGAGAAACTATCGTGGTACATGTTAGATAGGATACCAATAGATTTGCAACCCCACCTGTTTTTTGTTGTAGGCTCTCATGTTCTTCTCATAGTCCTGCTTTCGTTTCTCTGACTTTGCCACATAAGGTGCTTTTTCCTTTACAAACCAAACATCCTTTCATTGATAAGAAATAACAACAGAATCTTAATTTACGCAACCAAACAGCCTATACGGAGCCACTTACAGCATCAGACATTTGTTTCCATTTAGCTCCAGCAGCCTTGCCCACCTGAAAAACACACCAAGGCAATTTTAAGTGATACTCCAACAAACACCCACGAAAGCATGATGCAACTAAAACCAATTTCGATTAACCATATTAAATATCCTTACAGCAGATACTGCTTTGTTTTCAGGATGATCCTTGTTGAACTGTTTCCTAAATTCTTCCCTTCAATAATTACGCAAATTTCAGAAATAGCAGTAGAAAAATTATACAGcagaaaacaataaaacaaaggAATAACTATCATCTGTCCTCTGTAATTGGTAGTATAGTAATACGAAGCTTCAGCAAGCAAAAACTACGTCTACCATACTTTAGAAACAGAGTTTAACGTTTTAAAACAATAACGATTATTGAAAAAAATCTAAAGTGAAGGATAACAAAGAATTAATTAATTACCGTGGTGTGTGGGTAAAAAGTTTTGAGGTGAACAATATTCGGTGGAAAGGGAAGAGCGCATCGGAAATCAAATGCATCGTAgcgttaaataaaatatatataattacatgAAAACGAAGAAAGCACTCGGTGGCCTCTTTGGCTTGTTAGGGTCTTTGGCGGCTTTTCCCTTGCCGGTTTTCCTACCGCCCTTCGTGGCCGGAGTTCCTTTCTTATTCACGGCAAGCCTGACAACAATAACACCACAcaaaaatcaccaaatacacacaGAACAACTAAACCTAAATATCCAACACTTCAAAATTCAGATCAAATCGCTATCAGCGCAATTTTCAGATCTCAGATCTGGAAAAACCTGAACCCTAATTATTTCGTCCAGTTTTCGCTAAAAGACGAGTCAGATCAAAAAGGAAAACAGAGTAATTGAAACCGGATCGAAAGTTAATGAAACTTACTTGGCATCGCCTCTCTTGGATTCGGCTTTGGACTTTGCACCTTTCATGACGGGAGCTGCAATTAACACAATCAGGTTAGTTTTCTGAGCGTAAAATCGAAGGAAACGACTAAAATCACGAGAAATTGGCGAAAATTGAAGAGAAATACGGACCAGAAGGTGGAAAATGGGGTTGAGAAGGTAGGGTTTGGGAGAGATAGCGAGAGAGaggaaaaggaagagagagagaaataagggGTGTTCGTTAGTTTGCACTATGACATACGGAAAAAATGCGAGGAAATATTAAGGCCCTTtgggaaattgaaattcaattgcgAACGAAATGAAATCCAAAGGGGAAAAGGAGAGAGCGAAGGGAGGGGCAGGGGTTTAGGcgggattttaaatttatttgccATGTCATTGATCCGTGCGCTACTTGTGTGTTGGCTGCGTTATTCGTAAGCTTATGCCAAACCAAACCATTTTGTGTTTTCTGTGTGTTTTCTTCATCGCCGTTTGTGTCCCGCCGATCATCTTTGCACTATTGTTcccttctttaaaaaaatatattttttctttggtTGGGCCAGGCTTCTTCAGACCTGCAAAGCCCATATCTAGTTAGTTAAACACCTTACCTGATTATCTCTATTGGGCTACCAAAAATCTCTATAATGCTTCTGCTGCGGTCCATTCATGGATGAATTCTTTGGTACCGAGAAATCTTACCgaataaaaagaattttaaattgTTCTAAGATGCAATGacaaattttcaaatcttatacGATTAAATGGTTAAATTAGTCTTTGaaagattatttattttttaaattaatttttgaaaatttttttaattaaattcatcttttagAACTTGTTTGAAAaccatttaacataagaaaagaaATCTATTTCCTTTAAGAAAAGAATTGATTtctatttgaaattcaatttcatGATTTGGAATAACTATAATATATTAATGGAATAGAATTCAAGTTTAAAGAGTGTGAGAGTTGATTTGGAAATCAGACCCCCTTTTTGGTCGGATTTACAAAtgaagaaaaaatagaaattgGAATTCTCAAAGAAATTCAAATAATTCATTTTTAGTTGTTCCAAAGCAAGAACCAGAATTCAACTCTTGAGTAAATTCTAATTCCTAGCATTTCAAACAGGCTCTTAAAgaatttaaattagttatattaGTCCTTTCGTCACTTTCATTGCTAACAGTGTCAAAATTTGTTGACGTGGTATGTTAAGTAATCACAACATACACTTATTAGTCCTAATTAACTATTAacataattaatttataaaattagaccAAATCAATCTCAAATTGAGATATTCTAATATCTCAAGTTGTCCTCTCAATTAGGTTTTAATTTGATCTaaatttattatgttaatagtcaattaacaCTTCTAGGAGTGTATTGTGGTGTTACTTAATGTGCCATATTAGCAAATTTTGTCACTATCAACAAAAAAATTGACGGAATgactaacatgactaatttaaaatctttaagagacgaatttgattaaaaaaattctttCGAAGATCAATTTAAAAAACGAGTGATTTTTTAAGGATTACTTTGACCATTTACTCCTTATCTAATCTAATACTACATAGGTCCGTTTGAAAAAtttcaaaagattttttttttttggacttttaACCTATGAAAAGTCATATTAATAATATTTGGTATCGttttttagatatatttttaACTTCCCAAAAAGTTGTTTAACAGCttttgaagaaataaaaaaaattgacttcTCTCCGTCTCAAAAACTATTTTATCACTCTTATTTATTACATAACTTTAAAATAAATACTTATATGATaacttttttaaatataaaataactcCTTATGTTTTAAACTCTTATTTCACTATGTGGCTTGGGCTTCATAATGCTCTCTCGACAGAGGCTTTCCAATTTAAGAGGCATCTAGTTAGTTCGGATTTGTGCCAAAGATGCAATGCGGCTCAGGAAATAATTAAATATTGTCTGCGAAACTGTGTTAAATCCAAGAGCCTTTTGCAAATATTAGACCCTCGCTTTATTGACTTGTTTGAATGCACCTCTATTGAGACTTGGTTTAGAAAGATTGTGCCTAGTAATGAGATTCTTTTTGGGTCTAGAGTGTGGTGGTTGTGGAGACATAGGTGTAATGATATTCTCAATGTTGGGAATATTTGGACGGATCACAAAGTGGTTGCCCTTATCGGAAGCATTGTCATATACCTGAGACTTTATATGCATCGGtgtttgataaacccatattttatgatatattttgtgcctaatttaagtgatttattcagtccttcacccacttattcatgttaattgcatggttttactttcctttccttattatgtgatgtatgtgaaaaacatgtttcctatgctttaaaagtaattattttaattaccctttatttccattcgatgccgtgatttgtgtattgagtagtttcagatcttctaaggcaggaatgacttaaaggatggaaaggaaacatacaaaaatggaaggaaagcataaaacggagtttttgaagaaactggcagtgacgcgatcacatggacgacgcgaccgcatgccagcgcgaaatggtagtgacgcgaccgcgtgactgacgcggacgcatgattgaagcgaccgcgtggtaagaaaaactccaattgacgcgaccgcgtgacccacgcggacgcgtgatagaggccacgcaccagaaattacagaaaacgctcccagtgatttctgaagccctttttggcccaaatccaagtccagaaggcacagatcagaggttatgaagtgggggaatgcatccattcagaagggagtctccaatttagttacttttcatgatttagatttaattttgagagaggttctctcctctctctttaggattaggatttagatttaggcttttattcgctttcaggattatctttttatcaggttcaacattcctttttaattacttgcttaccttaatttatgaattcttccatgtaacagattgttcttttgaattaatgttatttgaggtatttcagtttattattgctctcttctATTTacgttactgttgcttccaatctgaagacatttttattccagtagatttacttttctccttttggtcttggctaagaaattagtaacttaggagctatcaaactcaacatgattgatagttgttatctttgctaattgaattgaacttcaataatcccaatctttccttaggaattaactaggatttgaagatcaaactaattagtcgcttgacctttctttactttaagtaaagactaactgagtggaattaagattcaatcttcatcatcattgataaggataactaggatagaacttctaatttctcataccttgccaaaagtttatgaATTCAGCTACTTATTTAccttacagtcttttacttatctcaattgcaatttaaattacttgttcctcatcttaaaaaaccccaatttacaatcttcatagccaataataagaacatacttccctgcagttccttgagaagacgacctgaggtttaaatacttcggttatcaatttatttaggggtttgttacttgtgacaaccaaaacatttgtaagaaaggttgattgcttggtttagtaactatacttgcaatgagagtttTCTAtgacttctaaaccatcaatcttccgctctttcAGTGTTCTTTTTTTAGCACTTTCTGTAACGACCTAACTTTCAGTATGTCATGAtcataccaaaagtaaggcgttaccaacctAATCCATTTATTATcgatttaatattgagcctttacgcgCTAATCTATCGACAATTTTACTAAAAGTTAAAAAATGTTTCAACAAGAACAGAATAACACATATTCACGTACTTAATATTAGTAATACATTATAGTATTATACACAAAACTAATTACAAAACCTACCCCTCTGAATGATACTCCAACTAACAAGGCGAgggaaaaaataaattctaacaacgaCTCAACTTGCAAACATATTCTTCTATGTTTCTGCAGTTTTACAAT includes:
- the LOC107609632 gene encoding HMG1/2-like protein isoform X1, with amino-acid sequence MKGAKSKAESKRGDAKLAVNKKGTPATKGGRKTGKGKAAKDPNKPKRPPSAFFVFMEEFRKQFNKDHPENKAVSAVGKAAGAKWKQMSDAEKAPYVAKSEKRKQDYEKNMRAYNKKQAEGPTGGDEEESDKSISEVNDEDDDEDGSGEEDDDE
- the LOC107609632 gene encoding HMG1/2-like protein isoform X2; translation: MHLISDALFPFHRILFTSKLFTHTPREEFRKQFNKDHPENKAVSAVGKAAGAKWKQMSDAEKAPYVAKSEKRKQDYEKNMRAYNKKQAEGPTGGDEEESDKSISEVNDEDDDEDGSGEEDDDE